One Rosa chinensis cultivar Old Blush chromosome 5, RchiOBHm-V2, whole genome shotgun sequence genomic region harbors:
- the LOC112167781 gene encoding DUF21 domain-containing protein At4g14240-like isoform X1 — MHVNVIFFETNHQFYLNWILLLLFLLILREIIPQAICSRYGLSVASNFVWLVGILMIICYPIAYPIRKVLDLVLGHGNDLFRRAQLKALISIHDLQAGKGGELTHDKTTIISGALDLTEKTAKEAITPIESRLCLDVDSKLDCEAIGKILAHVRMCC, encoded by the exons ATGcatgtcaatgtcatcttcttcGAAACCAATCATCAATTCTATTTGAATTGGATCCTTCTGCT GCTCTTCCTTCTAATTTTGAGAGAG ATTATTCCACAAGCTATATGCTCAAGATATGGGCTTTCTGTTGCTTCGAATTTTGTTTGGCTTGTTGGCATTCTGATGATCATCTGCTATCCAATCGCCTACCCAATTAGAAAA GTTCTTGATCTTGTACTTGGACATGGAAATGATTTGTTCAGGCGAGCACAGTTGAAAGCCCTCATCTCTATTCACGACCTTCAG GCTGGAAAGGGAGGTGAACTAACACATGATAAGACAACGATTATCAGTGGAGCGCTAGATTTAACTGAAAAG ACTGCCAAGGAGGCTATAACACCTATTGAATCAAGGTTGTGCTTGGATGTTGATTCAAAGTTAGACTG CGAAGCAATTGGGAAAATTCTTGCACATGTTAGAATGTGTTGCTGA
- the LOC112167781 gene encoding DUF21 domain-containing protein At4g14240-like isoform X2: MESNRLAGLIHFGLFLLILREIIPQAICSRYGLSVASNFVWLVGILMIICYPIAYPIRKVLDLVLGHGNDLFRRAQLKALISIHDLQAGKGGELTHDKTTIISGALDLTEKTAKEAITPIESRLCLDVDSKLDCEAIGKILAHVRMCC; encoded by the exons ATGGAATCCAATCGTCTCGCCGGTTTGATCCATTTTGG GCTCTTCCTTCTAATTTTGAGAGAG ATTATTCCACAAGCTATATGCTCAAGATATGGGCTTTCTGTTGCTTCGAATTTTGTTTGGCTTGTTGGCATTCTGATGATCATCTGCTATCCAATCGCCTACCCAATTAGAAAA GTTCTTGATCTTGTACTTGGACATGGAAATGATTTGTTCAGGCGAGCACAGTTGAAAGCCCTCATCTCTATTCACGACCTTCAG GCTGGAAAGGGAGGTGAACTAACACATGATAAGACAACGATTATCAGTGGAGCGCTAGATTTAACTGAAAAG ACTGCCAAGGAGGCTATAACACCTATTGAATCAAGGTTGTGCTTGGATGTTGATTCAAAGTTAGACTG CGAAGCAATTGGGAAAATTCTTGCACATGTTAGAATGTGTTGCTGA